From the Pseudodesulfovibrio indicus genome, the window GACCATCTTGTAGCCCATGGAGAGCATGTAAGCGATGATCCCCTCGACGTTGGAGTGGAACAGGGGGAGGAGGTTCGGCATCTCCTGCTTGAGAACGATGTAGGGCGCGATGCCCACGGCGAAGGCCTGAAGCATCGACTTGGCCAGCTTGATGAACGCCTCAGGGCTGATCATGAGTTTCTTGATGCCGCGCGTGATGTTCAGGAGCTTGCCGAACTTGGGTTTCATGGGCTTGGTGGTCCACAGGGAGCCCACCTGGATGCGCAGGGAAATGTAGGCCACAAAGGCGATGACCAGCATGAACGGCAGGACCAGGATGGCGATCTTCGTCAAGCCCCAGGTGAACAGGGTGTAGGCCACGGGCTTGTCCACGTTGAAGTTGATGGCCTCGAGGAAGGTCCAGCGGTAGATCTCGGTGAATTGATCGTAATAGAAGCCGATCATGATCCGCATGAAGATGATGCCGCTCAGCAGGACCATCACCTTGGTGATCTCCTGCCCCTTGGCGACATTGCCTTGATCGCGCTGTTTCTTGCGCTGTTTCGAGGTGGCTTTTTCTGTCCTACTCGGATCTTCCTGGCCGATCATCTGGAACCCCGCCTAGGGTGTGTGCGCCATGCCGAAGGACATCACGTTGCGGTACAGGGCGTCCAGCCCGCCCAGGAAGTCGCCCACGTACTGGGCCATGATGCTGAAGATGAAGCCCAGGAAGAAGAAGCCCACGGTGATCTTGATGGGGAAGCCGAGGACGAGCACGTGCATCTGCGGGGCCGCCCTCGAGATCAGCGCAATGGCCAGGTCAACAAGGAAGAGCGCGGCCATAACCGGCGCGGCGATCTTGATGGCCAGGGTGAACATGATGTTGGAAAATCTGAAGATGTTCGTCGCGATTTCCGGGCTGATCAACAGCGAGCCGGGCGGAACGTATTCAAAGCTCATGCCCATGGCCTTGATCAGGTACAGGTGCCCGTTGAGGACCAGGAAGGTCAGCATGGTGCACATGTACAGGAAGTGGGCCGAGACCGCATTGGATGTCCCGGTGATGGGATCGACCACGTTGACCATGGCGAACCCCATCTGAAAACCGATGATCTGGCCGCCCAGCTGGACCGCGGCGAACAGAAAATTGACGAGCATGCCGAGGATCATTCCGAGGATCATCTCGCCGATGAACATGATCACGATGTTCCAGCCCGTGGGCATCATCGAGCCGGGGAAGGAAAGCTGCGGCCAGACCGCCATGGACAGGACCAATACCAGGGCCGCCTTGACCGGATTGGGGATGGACTGGCCCCCGAAGAACGGCAGCAGGAAGAGCACGATGCTGATGCGGAACAGCGTCAGGAAGTAGCTGAGCAAATCGCCCGGATTGAAGCCGAAGAGTTCCATTACCTGCTCATTGCAAAACCCGAACCATCGGGTTCGAAGGGGTGTTTCTCAAAAGACAGGCCCTTTTGGAAAATCCGGTTCCAAAAGGGCCTGAGGAAATCACGAACGCGCGTCCGGTCTAGTTGAGGATGTACCGTTTGGGATTCACCGGAACGCCGTTGAGGCGCACTTCGTAGTGGAGATGGGGGCCGGTGGAGCGGCCGGTGTTGCCGACGTAGCCGATCAGTTCGCCGCGGGTGACCACCTGGCCGTTCTGGATGGCGATGCGGTGTAGGTGGGCGAAGCGGGTGGACAGGCTGGCGTTGTGCTTCAGCCGGATGGACAGGCCGTAGGAGCCGTCGCGGCCGGAGTAGGTCACGGTGCCGCGCGCCGGGGCGTAGATCGGGGTGCCCCTGGGGGCGGAGATGTCGATGCCCTTGTGAAACTCGCGCTTGCCGGTGAAAGGCGAGGTGCGCCAGGCGAAGCCGGAGGTCACCCAGCCGGAGGTCGGCCAGATGGACGGGGTGGCTTCGAGGATGTTCTTGTTGGAGCGCAGGGTGTGCATGATCTCCTGCTGGCGGACTTCCTCCAGCCGCGCCTCGACGTTCAGCTGGCGCAGGAATTCGTGCATCTTGCGCGCCAGGAGCTCCTGGCGGTAGAGGGGCAGGTATCCCTTGGAGAAATTCTCGTTGGCGGGACCGCCCTTGGGGGCAGCGGCCTGGCTGCCGTCCTGGTCGAGGTTGATCATGACCCGGAGCTTGGAGTCGAAGTCCCTGATGCGGGTCAGGTTGTTCTGCAGCGAGGTGATCTTCTGGGAGAGGGACAGGAGCTGGGTTTTCTGCTCCTGAACGGTCTTCTCGGCGATGTTCAGCCCCTGCTCCAGGCGGGAGTGCTCGACGTACTTGTTCCAAAGAATGGCGTTCCCTGTCGCCATGGCTACAGTCATGACCAACAGGGATACGATAACCCAGCCCCGGAGCTGGAATTTTTTGCAAGAACCTTGTTTGTCTTTAAAGACAACTATATGATATTTTCGGAAAAGCATTACCTTTCCAGCATGTTACAAATTATTTTGGCAGCCTTTTATGAGCTTTGAGTACTTTTAGTCTAGACTTTTTTACTTGTCAAGTCAACTTGTTGGCGGGTTATGGCGTTGAAGATGTTGTTTTTTATCCGTTTGTCCGTGCGCCACATGGAGCGCAGCCATTCGTGAATTTCGTCGCGCTTGGTGAACCCGTTGGAGGGGCAGACGTTTTCCCATACGGGCAGCTCCCACTGCTGGGCCGCCTTGATGACGGTTTTCTTGTCCAGGAGCATGGTCGGGCGGATGACGTTGAGGTTGCCGCCGAAGAACGGCTCGTTGGCCGAGAGGCCGTCCGCGCGGCCGTTCTGAACCACGTTCATGAAGAAGGTGACCACGTTGTCGTCGGCGTTGTGGCCGAAGGCGAGGTGGGTCAGGTTGTAGTCCCGGCACAACTCGAAGAGCCGCTTGCGGCGCTGCATGGCGCACCAGAAGCACGGGGAATTCTTGCGGTTCTCCTCGGTGTGGGCGCGCGGGCCATAGTCCGTCAGCTCGATGTGCGCGGACACGCCGTGCCCGGCGCACCAGTCCACCAGCGGGCGGTGCGAGGCCGGGTCGAAGCCGGGGTTGACGTGCAGGGCCATGAGCTCGACCTTGAACGGCATGATCGCCTGGCGGATGGTCAGGACCTTGAGCATCAGGAAGCTGTCCACGCCGCCGGAGATGGCCATGCCGATGCGCGCGCCGTCCGAGACCATGCCGGTCCGCTGCATGAGCTTGCCGGTGGCGGTGACGCATTTTTTTTGCGCAAAGGTGAGTTTGCCCCATGAGGCCATCTGTCTTTCTCCCGTTTGTTTTGGTATTGAAGCCGGAGCCGGTCAGGCAGATAGTGTATTCCTGCTTGACTTGCAAGCCCTCATGGGGCAGCTTTACAAGCTTTCGCGCATAAGCCGAAAGGGCTTTGTCGCGACCGAAACCAGGTCCCCCCCGGAGGATGCCTGTCTTGAGACGGATACTGCTCTTCGCCGCCATCGTCGTCCTGGCCGTCGCCGCCGGGGGCGCGTACTGGTACAGGACCGTGCTGATGGAGCAAGCAGCCGCGTCCCGTTGGCTTGCACATTCCCTGGACCAGGTCAAGTCCGTCCACGTGCAGGGCGGGGACGAGTCCTACAACCTGGTCCGCCGGGGGCGGCAATGGGAGATCCTGTTGGCCGGGGCCTCCTGGAATCTCGCGGCCCGTGCGGTCAAGGTGAAGGTCAAGGATTTGCTGGCCGGCCTGGCCGAATCGACCCCGCTCCTGTCCTTTGACGGGGCCGGGGGCGACGGGCTGAAGGCGTACGGACTGGATCAGCCGGGGCTGACGATCATCCTCCAGTTCAAGGATGAGGAGGTGCCCC encodes:
- the flhB gene encoding flagellar biosynthesis protein FlhB, whose amino-acid sequence is MIGQEDPSRTEKATSKQRKKQRDQGNVAKGQEITKVMVLLSGIIFMRIMIGFYYDQFTEIYRWTFLEAINFNVDKPVAYTLFTWGLTKIAILVLPFMLVIAFVAYISLRIQVGSLWTTKPMKPKFGKLLNITRGIKKLMISPEAFIKLAKSMLQAFAVGIAPYIVLKQEMPNLLPLFHSNVEGIIAYMLSMGYKMVCYALVPMLLIAVADLVYERWNYEEKLKMTKDEIKDERKQAEGDPKVKQQQRRKMMEMMASRMFQDIPKADVVITNPTHYAVALQYDPLKAPAPLVLAKGVNRVAERIKEVARENAIPIEENKPLAQALYKQVEIGETIPEELFQAVAAILAKLEKFKRRQ
- the fliR gene encoding flagellar biosynthetic protein FliR — translated: MELFGFNPGDLLSYFLTLFRISIVLFLLPFFGGQSIPNPVKAALVLVLSMAVWPQLSFPGSMMPTGWNIVIMFIGEMILGMILGMLVNFLFAAVQLGGQIIGFQMGFAMVNVVDPITGTSNAVSAHFLYMCTMLTFLVLNGHLYLIKAMGMSFEYVPPGSLLISPEIATNIFRFSNIMFTLAIKIAAPVMAALFLVDLAIALISRAAPQMHVLVLGFPIKITVGFFFLGFIFSIMAQYVGDFLGGLDALYRNVMSFGMAHTP
- a CDS encoding M23 family metallopeptidase; the protein is MLFRKYHIVVFKDKQGSCKKFQLRGWVIVSLLVMTVAMATGNAILWNKYVEHSRLEQGLNIAEKTVQEQKTQLLSLSQKITSLQNNLTRIRDFDSKLRVMINLDQDGSQAAAPKGGPANENFSKGYLPLYRQELLARKMHEFLRQLNVEARLEEVRQQEIMHTLRSNKNILEATPSIWPTSGWVTSGFAWRTSPFTGKREFHKGIDISAPRGTPIYAPARGTVTYSGRDGSYGLSIRLKHNASLSTRFAHLHRIAIQNGQVVTRGELIGYVGNTGRSTGPHLHYEVRLNGVPVNPKRYILN
- a CDS encoding tRNA lysidine(34) synthetase produces the protein MASWGKLTFAQKKCVTATGKLMQRTGMVSDGARIGMAISGGVDSFLMLKVLTIRQAIMPFKVELMALHVNPGFDPASHRPLVDWCAGHGVSAHIELTDYGPRAHTEENRKNSPCFWCAMQRRKRLFELCRDYNLTHLAFGHNADDNVVTFFMNVVQNGRADGLSANEPFFGGNLNVIRPTMLLDKKTVIKAAQQWELPVWENVCPSNGFTKRDEIHEWLRSMWRTDKRIKNNIFNAITRQQVDLTSKKV